The following coding sequences lie in one Rutidosis leptorrhynchoides isolate AG116_Rl617_1_P2 chromosome 6, CSIRO_AGI_Rlap_v1, whole genome shotgun sequence genomic window:
- the LOC139854254 gene encoding uncharacterized protein encodes MQMQQLRVIRVNEPRKGDSKESVDSWLDQNVSISHVPDVVEWEDDGRFDDASEDAVSEVISDECFDDLYEELPLDESARGKPVILYQEDDPGEILFELSIIGVLPHLVSCHREFKVIADSGSSINIMSYETYKQLFHGECSLCKLKKSDAEITLGNNTTCKALGVVNKVMVSVKGVFIEVPFTVFDMPTDHDVPLLVGRGFISTAGGKLDPGAGCITFEGGNGTFRFCNSENMRFPSAYIVEREFVEDYCRKIKV; translated from the coding sequence ATGCAAATGCAACAACTTAGGGTGATTAGAGTGAATGAACCGAGAAAAGGTGATAGCAAAGAAAGTGTTGACTCATGGCTTGATCAAAATGTTTCTATTAGTCATGTGCCTGATGTTGTTGAGTGGGAAGATGATGGGCGATTTGATGATGCGTCCGAGGATGCGGTGTCCGAAGTTATTTCGGATGAATGTTTTGATGATCTTTATGAAGAATTACCTTTGGATGAGAGTGCACGCGGTAAACCGGTGATTCTTTATCAAGAAGATGACCCGGGCGAGATACTATTTGAGTTAAGTATTATAGGGGTGCTACCTCACCTTGTTAGTTGCCATCGAGAGTTTAAGGTGATAGCCGATTCGGGGTCTTCGATTAACATAATGTCATATGAGACGTACAAGCAACTTTTTCATGGTGAATGTTCGTTGTGTAAGTTGAAGAAATCCGATGCCGAAATCACGCTTGGTAATAATACTACATGTAAGGCACTCGGGGTGGTTAATAAGGTTATGGTTAGTGTGAAAGGTGTTTTCATTGAGGTACCGTTCACCGTTTTCGATATGCCAACCGATCATGATGTTCCATTGCTAGTAGGTAGGGGGTTCATTTCAACCGCGGGTGGTAAATTAGACCCGGGTGCGGGGTGCATCACTTTTGAAGGAGGAAACGGGACGTTTAGGTTTTGTAATTCAGAAAATATGCGTTTCCCTTCAGCCTATATAGTGGAAAGAGAGTTTGTTGAGGATTATTGCAGGAAAATTAAGGTATAA